One genomic window of Medicago truncatula cultivar Jemalong A17 chromosome 1, MtrunA17r5.0-ANR, whole genome shotgun sequence includes the following:
- the LOC25481949 gene encoding 60S ribosomal protein L39-3, with translation MPSHKTFVIKKKLAKKMRQNRPIPYWIRMRTDNTIRYNAKRRHWRRTKLGF, from the exons ATG CCTTCACACAAGACATTCGTCATCAAGAAGAAGCTCGCGAAGAAGATGAGGCAGAACAGACCCATCCCTTATTGGATCCGTATGAGAACCGACAACACCATCAG gTACAATGCTAAGCGTCGTCACTGGCGTCGTACCAAGCTTGGATTCTGA
- the LOC25481950 gene encoding caldesmon has protein sequence MKNSWINVGEKDVKETMVLIVLPNGEKFALDVNPNATTLHQLKVAIQQFNGMPVSDQRLFLSLSLGQNDSDLISNLGIQPFSTLTLLTTTPSSVKESELDKEAKEETIGATSSTVKDELVKEVDSDSDSDSDSESESDAKAREDSEYLIYPESDSDVDDKIEKRRQSDRFEILRKRRAAEIDEQRMSIIFKDYEEKFCAEMERWWEEEDKKFFEEEKKYKEELLKEAEEDRKQAMKEARKKVKRAKKAEEAKAKAKE, from the coding sequence ATGAAGAATTCATGGATTAATGTAGGTGAAAAGGACGTGAAGGAGACAATGGTATTGATTGTGCTACCAAACGGCGAAAAGTTTGCATTAGACGTAAACCCTAACGCCACCACTCTCCATCAACTGAAGGTCGCGATCCAACAATTCAATGGCATGCCTGTTTCCGATCAACGTCTCTTCCTTTCTCTGAGTCTCGGACAAAACGATTCCGATCTCATCTCTAACCTTGGAATTCAACCCTTCTCAACCCTAACCCTACTCACCACAACACCTTCCAGCGTGAAGGAGTCGGAATTAGACAAGGAAGCGAAAGAGGAAACAATCGGGGCAACCTCCAGTACAGTAAAGGATGAATTAGTCAAGGAGGtagattctgattctgattctgattctgattctgagtcTGAGTCCGATGCCAAGGCCAGGGAGGACTCTGAATATTTGATTTACCCAGAGTCAGATTCAGATGTGGATGATAAGATAGAAAAGAGACGCCAAAGTGACCGTTTTGAAATTCTTAGGAAGAGACGTGCTGCCGAAATTGATGAACAACGCATGAGTATCATCTTTAAGGATTATGAGGAGAAGTTCTGTGCTGAGATGGAGCGTTGGTGGGAAGAAGAAGACAAGaagttttttgaagaagaaaagaagtaCAAGGAGGAGCTATTGAAGGAGGCTGAGGAGGATCGCAAGCAGGCCATGAAGGAGGCTAGGAAGAAAGTCAAGAGGGCAAAGAAAGCCGAGGAGGCGAAGGCAAAGGCAAAGGAGTAA